Proteins encoded by one window of Panicum virgatum strain AP13 chromosome 7N, P.virgatum_v5, whole genome shotgun sequence:
- the LOC120682296 gene encoding flavanone 3-dioxygenase 3-like, translating into MSDLSRTVPQELLPSDDLHPQPMPVINLGHLSLDSATRCRVVDDIAKACRDLGYFQVINHGISQSVMDCALEAASDFFKLPSETKEKFASEDLRRPVRYDTSSKDSISMSRAFLKHYAHPLSEWIQYWPQQPPIYRKYMGKYASEVRMVALQLMEAIVEGLGLGQEYLNEKFHEGSQLLSVNCYPKASQSATTIGLAPHSDYGFLTILLTSCGGLEVVDPSSKIWKRVQQLPHALHVHIGDHMEVLSNGRMKTVVHRALLNPEEARISIASIHGFALNEKVTCAKELVDEENPPKYKESSFSDFLDHLKANMDNKHRNFLESLRM; encoded by the exons ATGTCTGACTTGTCAAGGACTGTCCCTCAGGAGCTGCTCCCGTCGGATGACCTGCATCCGCAGCCAATGCCGGTGATCAACCTCGGCCACCTCAGCCTTGATTCCGCAACCCGATGCCGTGTGGTTGATGATATTGCCAAAGCATGCCGTGATCTAGGGTACTTCCAG GTTATAAACCATGGGATCAGTCAATCTGTCATGGATTGTGCTCTTGAAGCAGCTTCAGATTTCTTCAAACTACCAAGTGAGACAAAGGAAAAGTTTGCATCGGAGGACCTCCGACGACCTGTTAGATATGATACAAGCTCAAAAGATAGCATTAGCATGTCCCGGGCATTCCTAAAGCATTATGCCCATCCACTCAGCGAATGGATTCAATATTGGCCACAGCAACCACCAATCTACAG GAAATACATGGGAAAGTATGCTTCTGAAGTAAGGATGGTGGCTTTGCAACTGATGGAAGCAATAGTAGAAGGCCTAGGATTGGGCCAGGAATACCTGAACGAGAAATTTCATGAAGGCTCCCAACTATTGTCAGTGAACTGCTACCCTAAAGCATCACAAAGTGCCACGACTATAGGACTGGCTCCACATTCTGATTATGGATTTCTTACCATCTTGCTCACAAGTTGTGGGGGGCTTGAAGTTGTTGACCCCAGCAGCAAAATCTGGAAAAGGGTTCAGCAACTTCCACACGCTTTGCATGTTCACATTGGTGACCACATGGAAGTCCTGAGCAATGGCAGAATGAAAACAGTTGTGCATCGCGCCCTTCTGAATCCTGAAGAAGCAAGGATTTCTATAGCTAGCATTCATGGTTTTGCACTAAATGAGAAGGTCACCTGTGCCAAGGAGCTAGTGGATGAAGAAAATCCCCCAAAGTACAAAGAGAGCAGCTTCAGTGACTTCCTTGACCATCTCAAAGCTAATATGGACAACAAGCACAGGAACTTTCTCGAAAGCCTTCGAATGTAA